A segment of the Bombus huntii isolate Logan2020A chromosome 14, iyBomHunt1.1, whole genome shotgun sequence genome:
AGATCTTGTAACAATGTATCTTACATCAAACATTTTGCGAATAACGTGACTTCTGGTATATTTAGTTGGCGTAAAATTGAATCTTTGTGCCAAACTTAGATATTTATACCACTGTTCAGGATTATTAATGTAATAAGTAAGAGTATTACCATTTTGTGTACTTACGCTATGCGGCCGTTACTTTGAAGCACTCCCGTAGctattgttaaaaaatttatcaaaaagcATCGGAGATGAAAGCAGTAATCCTATCGGGTTTAATTCGCGcgctttaaataaattataaccgAATTAGTTGATTGAGTTAGAACCAGACAAAAATGAACGTGTCAGTCGTGGACGAAAAATATCGGTACTTTCTCTTTGTTGAAGGCAAACCACCCTCCTCtacatattttaaaaacttaATACGTTTCAGTAAGAAACAATATCTTTGGGTCAATTAATTACTAGATCATACTGCAATATCTAATACTGTTTCTTTTCACGGAATCTATTTTTTGACGTAtattgtattctatatttacaCAATCACCCTCATGTTCTACTGCATCTTCAATGGAGCTAACTAATTAGTCCCTAATGAGtccttaatttttttaaatcaatgaATTGAAACGTGTCCTTAATTTTTTTATCGGAAATGAGtccttaatttttttaaatcaatgaATTGAAACGTGTGAAGTCTTCACACGTATATCTTTAATATCTTTACGAATATCTTTAATACTCTTTATAATCAAGACGCAGCTTAACATAACGCAACGACTTCAATGTAACAGTAACAGAATAACTCTCGCTTcctaattcatatttttgaagaCATTACACATTCTTACCATGCCAGCCAAATCTCTACTTACGTAGTCACGTGCATTCTAGGAATCTTCACTCGCAATCGATATTCTAAATTGAATATTCGACATCTTCCATTCTGTCCACAATCATTCATCATTCTCTCTACACCCACAGGTCATATCAAAACCCATTCGCAGCTATCACATCCTACATTTGTCCATCCGGTTTGTTACTTTTAacgataaatttaatttgtcgAAGGAGTTGATGAAACAAGCGCACAGAGAATAAACAACAAAGAAATTTATAGCATTAAGCTTTTGAATTTTAGTAGTACATAACGTTAATAGAAGAGAACAGAAATGTCATTTTTTCGAGTTCCTTCTTATTGGATAATTCGTGTTAATTCATGGTATCCattgtttgaatgtaaaataaaaaatgttaataaaaatgtatttatttgaaaattacttGAGTTTAATATCTGATTTTCTTAGATGTTGCTTTTATCCATTAACATTCACTATACTCAAAGTGTAAGTATTGAATCCCAACTACtaatctttttcatttgtgGACCTCTAATTATATAACTTTTTACTTTATAATGAATATGACAAAAAGAAAGATTCGTTAACTAATTCAAGCACCTAATGTTTGGTTGagtaaaaatgaataataaagtACTTAGATAGGTAGTACTATTATATAACTATAATAAAGGAGTACTCCGATGCTCTAATCTTTCTACATATGGTTCTACATAGTGAAATTTTTAGCTATGTtgtttttctttactttttctcATAACCTGACTGACTGAGACGATAGAAAATCTTACCTTCCAATTGATCTATAGTTAAAGATATCTTCTAAATCTCTCAGTCTCTCATGTTCTTTTTATGCTAACTTCTTCCAGAGTCTACTTTTGCTCAATCAAGCAATACATTACGTCTGTGTCGTTCGCTAATTAACGTCTTATCTCTACacatttgaatttaatatgtatgaaatatatattatgttataaatattttattattgctttttGCCGAtttgaaataagaaattcatagattctgtttttatattttatacgtaaATGTTTacactttttatttatagttGCCAAAATTTTAACATTGATCATCGCATTCAACGATATAAGGAGGAGAACACTCGCTGTGTTTGATTCCAAAAGAAAACATGGGCTGTGGTTTAGGAGGTTTCAGATTGTATTTCGGACCCGGAGAAcggcaaattattttttcgtcTCTTCTGAAAGTTACGCTATACATTGGAGATCTTTGGGCAACCAATGCATCATTGTAAAGTTTGGGACCTGGTGTAGGATCACGTCTTAAAGCAGGTAAACGTTCTCCTCTAAAAATCATGTAACAaacatttaatataatttaattttgataagataaaagttaattagaactatttttttaaatacggAAACTTCCGATAATTGTCAGAAATTCGGGACCAAAGTATTGCAATTATAGAAAGGTAAAAACGATTCTATTTTTCAAAACTGAAATGTTAGATGAACTGAACGTAGAAAAAGACAACACGgctgaaagaaaaagaggggTCGAGAGTAGAAGCGTTCAGAAAACATTGAAGGCTTGCAATAATCTGAGATCTCTAACtcaaaaatcaaaattttttatttttgatttgTGATCAATGAAATtgtataatgaaatttttatcaatatgcTTATTACAACTTTCTATTTAGAATGACTCCAAACACGATATAATTTGGAATATATTTGTTTacttaataaatgataatttttctttgtattataatgtataaacATAGTGCATTTTTAAAagtaaacaaatataaattaagcAGATTGTACATATTTCCTTTCGTAAGATTTATGATTGGACTAGACCACGTGTAGCCGAAGAAAATGTTTACGAGAATAGGCAATTCACTCGATGGACGATGGCTGGTGACTCGAAGTCATGCAAATATCGAGTATCATTCAGTTTACatcaaatttaaattcaatacAAGTTTAGATCATTGTTGTTAATAGATCTGGCCACCAAATGGGAAAAACAAAACTCCCTTCTGATGTGTATAAGAAAACGTGAAGTTCGAATGCCAAAAACGGTTGCCTAGCTTTCATCATCCTCGGCTGTCGGGAGAGAAAACGCAAACAGATGTACATACTATAAATCGGGCCCTCTTCCTGTCAAGTATCGATCCCAAATGGATTAACgattcgaacgaaaaattatgGTGGAAAAAGATAATACTTTGCTATGTTTATTTTCATTCCCGTCACATCCGGATccttatatattttaacgGTATTGTGTCGGTATTATATTTGAGCCGTAATAATCTTTATATTGACGAATGTCTCAAGGATTACTGATGCGTAACAAGAAGTACTTACATAAAAAAAGCTGGACCTGGTATAggaaattttacattataaggACCTGGTGAAAAGGAACATTTTCTCTGTTTAGTTCTGGATTTTAGTGTAAAAGATGGACCTTTTGGAGATGGCAATAGATATTTTGGACCAGGCGTACAAGAAGTATCtgcgaaaaagagaaaataagaatattatataatcaATTGATTTGATATTTTGTATTCGAGTCAAATGTCAATAATCTTGTAcaaaatacgttatacagattacatcaaatttttattaaaaattattattacggaatatgtaatgtaatgtaattaC
Coding sequences within it:
- the LOC126873435 gene encoding outer dense fiber protein 3-like; protein product: MPPKPGTQPDTQTQTKSHKKIGSLTCSFRKCYISGPGPKYPLKTLVGYQEHCLSRYRNPAYTFGNKYPSLRICEGPGPKYLLDKPIRGGFSFGLVGKTFDTSCTPGPKYLLPSPKGPSFTLKSRTKQRKCSFSPGPYNVKFPIPGPAFFIGERLPALRRDPTPGPKLYNDALVAQRSPMYSVTFRRDEKIICRSPGPKYNLKPPKPQPMFSFGIKHSECSPPYIVECDDQC